GAGGGCTACCTCATCTACACGCTGCGGGCGGGCGACGGCGCGGTCCAGGTGGCCCGCGTCGCCGACGACAGCCCGATCAACCAGTTCGGGTTCGGCATGCTGCTCATCGGGCTGTTCTGCGTGGCCGGCGGCGCGCTTGTGGGGCGGACCGTGGCGCGGGCCGGGCTGGCACCGATCGACCGGCTGACCGCCGCCGCGGTACGTGTCGCGCGCACCCGGGATCTCGACGCCGACATCCCGGATGAGGGCGGTGGGGAGATCCGGCGGCTGATCCAGTCGATCAACGACATGCTCGCCGCGCTCCGGGACTCCAGGCGGGCCCAGCGGCTGCTCGCCGAGGACGCCGCCCACGAGCTCAAGACCCCGCTCACCAGCCTGCGCCTCAACGTCGAGCTGCTGATCCGGCTCGATCGGCGCGGCACCCTGGACAGCGCGCTGCCGGCGGAGAGCCGGACCCGGCTGCTCAACGATCTCGGCGCCCAGGTGGCCGAGTTGAGCACGCTTGCCGCCGAGCTGACCGACCTGGCACGCGGTGACGTCAGCGACGAGAACACCGAGCTGCTCGACCTCGCCGACGTGGTGGTGGCCGCCGCGACCCGGGCGCGTTCCCGCGTGCCCGACATCGAGGTCGCGCTCGACGTGACCTCCGTGTGGGTGAGCGGGCGTCCCGCCGCGCTTCAGCGGGCGGTGCTCAACCTCATCGACAACGCCGGCAAGTGGTCCCCCGCGGACCAGCCGGTCCAGATCCGGCTCCGTGCCGAGGGCACGTCGGCGGTGCTCGAGGTCGACGACGCCGGGCCGGGTATCGACGCCGCCGACGTACCGCGGGTGTTCGACCGGTTCTACCGTGCCGACAGCGCCCGGTCGTTGCCGGGATCCGGTCTGGGGCTGTCGATCGTGCAGCGGGTCGTCGACGCCCACGGCGGCCGGGCCACCGTCGCCCGCTCCACACGCGGTGGCGCGCTGCTGCGGCTCGACCTTCCGGCCGCGGCCCCGCCCGCCCCGATCGCACGCCTCACCGCCGGGGAGGACACCGAGGTGCGCTGACCCGCTCCGGGGGCGCGGCGCGGGACAGGGGACGGCTGGCGGCCCGCGTGCATGGCCCCGCGCGGCTCACCGCCCGGGAGGATACCGAGGTGCTTCACCGCCGGGGAGGATACCGAGGTGTGCTGACCCGCTCCGGGGGCGCGGCGCGGGACAAGGGGCGGCGGGCGGCCCGCGTGCATGGCCCCGCGCGGTTCACCGCCGGGGCAGCACACCGCGGTGCGCCGACCCCAGCCGCGGCCGCGCGGCGCAGGACAAGCCGTCCACCACCGCGGCGCAGGACAAGCCGTCCACCACCGGGCATGACACCGCGATACGCCGACCCCGGCCCCGGCGCGTGGCGCAGGGGCGGCGACCGTCGGGCCCACGAAAAGATCCGGGACGGGCCTGGGTGCCCGTCCCGGATCTCGTCCGTGCCGCCGCGCTCACCGTTGCAGCGCGGGCTCCTCCTCCTCGCTGGCGAGCGGCTGTCGACCGGCCGGCAGCTCCGCCGCCGGCCGGGACAGCCGGCTCGGCCACCACATCCGTCGGCCGAGCAGCAGGGTGAGGGCGGGCACCAGCACCGACCGCACCAGCAGGGCGTCGAGCAGCACGCCGAAGGCGACCAGGAACCCGACCTCGACCAGCATCACCAGCGGAAGCGTGACGAGGACCGCGAACGTGGCCGCCAGGACCAGGCCTGCCGAGGTGATGACGCCACCGGTGGCGGAGAGTGCCTTGAGCATGCCCTCTCTGGTGCCGAGGCGCACGGTCTCCTCCCTGGCCCGGCTGGCCAGGAAGATGTTGTAGTCGACGCCGAGGGCCACCAGGAACAGGAACGCCAGCAGCGGCACCGAATTGTCGATGCCCTTGAACCCGAGAATCGTGTCGAAGACGAACACGCTCCCGCCGAAGGCAGCGGCGAACGAGACGATCACGGTGGCCATCAGGACCAGCGGGGCCAGGACCGCGCGCAACAGCAGCCCGAGGACGATCAGGACGACGACGAGCACCAGCGGGATCACCAGCTTCTCGTCGCTCCTGGTGGTCACCTCGGTGTCGAGGTTCTCCGCACTCGGCCCGCCGACGATCGCCTCCGCCCCGCTCACCGCGTGCACGGCGGTGCGCACCCGCAGAATCGTGTCGTACTCCGCGACGGTGTCCGGCGCGTCCTTCGGGAACACGGAGATGTTGGCCCAGCCACCGCTGGTCTGCTCCGGGACGGCCTGGGCCACACCGCGAGTGTCCTTGACGATGTCGAGCACCCGCTCCTGGTGCGCCGGCCGCGTGAAGATCGTCATCGGCTGGCCGCCGAGCTCAGGGAAGTGCTGGCGGAGAACGGTGAAGCCGGTGACCGACTCCGGCGCGGACAGGAACTGGTCCTGCTCCCGCAGGTTGCCGGTGTTGCCCGCCAGCCCGAGGGCGAGCACGCCGAGGACTCCGAGCGAGCCAAGCGTCGCCACCCACCGGCGGCGGCTGATGGCGGTGCCGAGCCGTCCCCACAGCCCCGGCTTCTCCTCCACGGCCGTGCTGACCCGCGGGACGGCCGGCCAGAAGATCCGCCTGCCGAGCACCACGAGCACCGCCGGGAACAGCGTCAGCATGGCCACCAGCGCGCACACGATGCCGGCCGCGCCGATCGGGCCCAACCCGCTGGTGCTGTTCAGGTCGGCGACGAGCAGGCAGAGCAGGCCGGCGACCACGGTGGCCGCGGACGCGACGATGGCCGGCGCCGCGCCGCGCAGCGCGTGGACCATCGCGACCCGGACGTTCTCGTGGTGGTGCAGTGCCTCCCGATATCGAGCGATGAGCAACAGCGCGTAGTCCGTGCCGACGCCGAACACCAGGATCGTCAGCAGCGCCGAGTTCTGGTCGTTGACCACGATGCCGAAGCCCTTGACGAGCAGGTAGACGGTCCCCATCGAGGTCAGTGCGGCCGCGCCGACGGCCACCAGCGGGATGATCCACAACACCGGGCTGCGGTAGGTGAGGATGAGCAGGAGCGTGACGACGACGATGGTGGTGAGGAGGACCTGCACGTCGATGCCGTCGAAGACGGCATCCATGTCGCCGTCGATCGCGCCCGGGCCGGTCACGTCGAGTTCCAGGCCGGCGGGGCGGTCCTTCGCGGCGTCACGCAACGGGCCGACGATGTCCTCCGGTGCGCCGTAGGTCGTGCTCACCTCGAGGGTGAACGTCATCGCCTTGCCGTCGGCGGAGCGGCTCATCGGTGGGCCCTCGTCGTCCTCGTCGGCCTCCGCCGTCGCCTTCGGCGGGTACCGCTTGGCAAGGGTGTCGTAGTGGCGCTCGACCGTCGCGCGGTCGGCGTCGGTCATGTCGCTGTCGCGGTGGTACACGAAGACGAACTCGCTCGCGTCACCCTCGGGGAGACTGTCGTCCAGCACCGCCACCTTGGTGGACTCGGCACTGGCCGGCAGGGTGTCCGCGGCGCTGTCGGTGGTGACCGAGCTCAACTTCCCGCTCAGCGGCACCATGCCCGCCGCCAGCACCAGCCATAAGCCGATCACCAGCCACGGCACCCACCGGCCTGCCAACCGACCGGCCGGCGCTTCCCCGGACGGTGCTGCGTCGACTGCCATCAATAGCCTCCTACATACGAGTTACATCGCTTGTCCGATGGCCTACTTCCTAACGAGCGAAGCTGAGACGACTGTTAGAGCCTGTGAAGTAACCGGCGTCCGTTGTCGATGGTCATGTCGATCATCGATGCCTTGTGGGTGGGTGCGTCGCGGTGCATCGTCCGCGCCGTTATGGGTCGAACACCTCGGACACCTCGGAGGCGGCTGACAGACGAGCCGGCGGACCAGGCATGACGCGTGGTAGCCCGCAGTTGATCGAGTGCGGGTCCTCCAACTGCTGCCGAGAGGATCGATCATGACCTCGGACCACGACGTGCTGTGGCGTCGCTGCGCGTACCTGGGTCGCGTCCTGCTACCGCTGCTGGACCAGGAGCTGTGGCGTCGGGACAGCCGCCGAGAGAGGCTGCGGTCCTGGGACATCGACACGGCGGTGGGGGAACGCCTCGGTGAGGTGATCGCGGCCTTGGCCGCCCACGCTGTCGCGGTGGACGCTGCCTTGTCCGCAGCAGAGTTGGAGACCCTGCCTCTCAGCACCGTGGCTGACGCGGCGACCGGCAAGCAGGATTTCGAACTACTCGCCGGGCTCCCAGACACCTTCGCCGATGCCCGCGACGAAGTTGCGGTCAAAGTCGTCCGCCTATACGCCTACAAGGGCGGCGAGACCAGTCTCCAATTGGTTCGGCTGAGCACGGAAGTGCGCCATACGCTGAACGTCCTTGCAGCCCGCGAGCCAGTGCGCTCTCCCACGTGCGGAGACATCTTCCGCAAGGCGGACGAGGCCAACCTGCCCCAGTGACCGAGAACCTTGCGGCAACCGAACCGCACGCCCCGATGCAAGGAGCGGATGCGGAACCCGCGGGTGCCCGTGCGGATGGGACTGCCGGACGGTGCCCGGATCGTGCCCCGTGGATCACTTTCCGAGGGGCACCGGTACGGGGACGTCGGCAGCCTCCGCGTCGACCGTGGTTGCCGGCGAATCGCCCGTGCTGGAGCGGCGGCCCGGCAGCAGCAGGCCGACCGCGACCGTGCCGACGGCCAGGATGATGCCGCCGATGAGGCTGGTGTGCGAAATGGCGTCGGCGAAGGCCTTGTTCGCCGCTTCGAGGAGCGCCTGTCCCTGCGCTACGCCGCCGGCCGGGTCCGTCATGATGTGCTGGGCCGCGGCCTGCGCCCCGCCGATGGAGTCCTTGGCCGCTTCCAGCGCGGCGGCCGGGATCTGTCCGCCGACGGTGTCGGCGAGTTCGTCCTTGTAGGTGGCGGCCAGGACGGAACCGAGGATGGCGATACCGAGGGAGCCTCCGAGTTCCATGGCGGTGTCGTTCGTACCGCCGGCGACGCCAAGCTCGCTCTCGGGGAAGGCGCCCATGATGGTGTCGGTGGCCGGTGAGACGCTCAGTCCGATCGCCAGCCCCAGCAGGATCAGGGTGGCCAGGAAGTCTCCGTAACCGGACCGGCTGTCGATGCCGAGCAGCAGAAGGATCGCGATCGTGCCCAGGACCATGCCGAGGATGATGGTGACCTTCATGCCGATCCGAGGGGTCAGCCAACCGGTGACGGCCGATCCGGCGAAGACCGCGACGGCCAGGGGGAGTAGGCGTACGCCGGTCTCCAGCGGACTGTCACCGAGGACGAACTGCAGGTACTGGGTCGAGTAGTAGATGGAGCCGAAGACGGCCAGGAAGAAGAGCAGCACGGCCAGGGTGGCGCCGGCGACAGCCCGCTCTCGCAGCTTGCTGAGGTCCAGCATCGGGCTGGGGTGGCGCAGCTCCCACCAGACGAAGACCGCCAGCCCGATCGCCGCGACGACCGCCGCGATGACGGCGGTGACGTCCTCGCCGAAGTGCGGTGCCTCGATGATCGCGTAGACGAGGGCGGCGACACTGACGATGGACAGTACGCCGCCGACCAGGTCCAGCTTTCCCATGCCGTGCGCCTTGGAGGGGGGCACGAGCATCAGCGCGGCCACGATCGCGATCACGACGACGGGCACATTGATCAGGAAGGTGGAGCCCCAGGAGTTGTCCTCCAGGAGCCAGCCGGCGAGCAGTGGGCCGACCGCGATCGCCAGCCCCGAGGTGGCTGCCCAGGCGGTGATCGCCTGCACCCGTTCCTTGCGCGGGAACATGGCCACCAACAGGGACAGGGTGGCGGGCATGATGAGTGCGGCGCCGAGGCCCATGATCGCGCGGGCCGCGATGACCGCGTCGGCGCTGTCCACCAGGCTGCCCATCACCGATCCACTACCGAAGATCGCCAGCCCGGCGATCAGTGCCCCTCGGCGGCTGTACTTGTCGCCCACCGCGCCGAGAACGAGCATCAGCGCCGCGTACGGGACGGTGTAGCCGTCGATCACCCACTGCAGCTCGCCGCTGTCCAGGCCCAGGTCGAGGGTCATGTCCGGGGCGGCGACGATCAGTGAGGTGTTGGCCATCACCACGATCAGCAGACTCAGGCACAGCACCAGCAACCCCCACCAACGGCGGCGGTAAGGCCCTTCCATCCGGTCGACGGGTATGGATGCGATCAACGACATGTCCGGCCTCCTGATGTGGGGCCCGTGGCCCGCCACTGCTGACGTTCGCGCTGGTCGGGCGCGGAAAGCACATGAGTGCTCGTGGTGTCGTGCGCCGTCATGAATGGGTTCACTCCCGCTCGTCTCTCTGGTTTCTCGGCCGCTCGGACGAACTCCGTCTCGCTGCCTGCGGCGTGCACTCAATGTAGCGCTAACTTTGTCGAGTGACAATGTCTATCGATTCAGTTGAGCGACGAGGTTGGGTGACTGAGTCCTGTGGGTCGGGCAAGCCCGTGACCGAGAGCGACCGCTTGGTGATCTTCGACCGATACCGACCTTGCTGAGCAGGGTCAGGAGGGAAGCGCGCCGCGGGGAGTGCCGGGCGTCGATTTGGTCTCGCGCGGGACCGACCGAACCGGCGAGCCGGCCCAGTGCGCCTTGTGGCTCCCCTCCCCGGGGGTGGGCGCGCGTCGCTCCCGGGCCGGACAAGCCGGCGCCGATGACCGGATCGGGGAAGGGGTGCCGCCGGGTCCTGGCTGTCGTCCGGGCGGGCGAGGCGGGCCGGGCGGGCAGGGTGGTCCTCGATCCTGAGGCGTCCTGGAGTGAGCAGGTGGATAGGACGGTGGGCGCCTACCTCGTCGTGCTCGCGCGGGACCCGGCGCCGGCGCGGCTGTCACCCGTGAACCGGCGGCTGTCGGGGTGCGTGGTGCGGTCCTCCAGCGGACCCGCACCTACAGAACGCCGTTGGCCCCAGCGGACCAACGGCGAGCCGGCGCCGCCACGTTCCAGATGGGAATCACGTGCGGTCCGCGATGCGTGGCGCGAAAGTCGTTGACCTCACCGACATCGACGGGCGGGCCGTCGGCAGGCCGCTGTGCGTCGCGTGCGGCGACGGCTGGCCCGGCTCAGGCGACCGAACGCGTACCGACAGCCAGATCACGGTCTACGGCGACCAGGTGCAACTGCCCTCCCGCCAGGGCTACCGTGGAGGAAACCAGGGCCTGGAGGCAGGCGTACTCGGCCTCCTGGTCGGGCATCGAGAGGCGTTGGGTCGTCAGGCCGTCGACACCGGCGAGAAAGAACCGGGCGATGGTCGTCGCGGGATGCGCCAGGGAGTGACCGGTGCGGGCGGCGGCATCGGCGATGAGTCCGGCCGCCACCTCTGTGACATCGCGGTAGTGGCTCTCGACGGCGCCGCTGAGGGCCGGCGTGCGCAGGGCGAACAGGGTCAGTTCCCCCAGTAGTTGATGGCTGCTGGGCTGCTCACGCACGGTCTTCCACAGAGCCGCGGCCAGAGTGCTCAACGTCTCCTCGAAGCCCGCGTCGTTCGGTGCGGCTCGCTTCACCAGGGCGACCAGCTCGTCCGTGAGCTGCTCCATCACGGCGTGGTAGAGGCCTTCCTTGGTGCCGAAGGTGTAGTGGACGGTGGCTTGGGCCACGCCCAGCTCCGCGGCGATGGCGCGTGTGCTCCCGGCGGCCACTCCCTCCCGGGTCATGAGAGCGATCGCGGCCTTGATCAACTGAGGACGGCGCTCGGCCGCCGAGACATGTGCCATGCATTGATCATAGCGACTGAGTCAGGTAATAGAGTCAACCGATCAGGATGCTTCGGAACCCGATTCCCGGGCCCTGAGGCAGGCCCAGTGCCTTTGCGCCGGCGCTGGGCGTCGGCGCTGGCCGCGCTCCCGGTGCGTGAGGACGGCCGGGCGAGGAACGGCCCGGGTGAGCTTGTTCCGCTTTGACGGACACCATCGGTGAGGTGGTCAGGCTGCGAGTGCGGTCTCGTATTCGGCGGGACTGCGGTAGCCGAGGCTGCTGTGCGGACGGTGCACGTTGTACCAGCCCTCGATGAAATCGAAGATCGCGGTGCGGGCGGCGGCCCGGCTGGGCCAGGAGCTGGTGCCGAGCAGCTCCCGTTTGATGGTGGCGAAGAACGACTCGGCGAGTGCGTTGTCCCAGCACCGTCCGGTGCGGCCGACCGGCAGACGCACCCAACTGGTCCGCCAGCGTGACGAGTTGGTGGCTGGTGTACTGGCAGCCGCGGTCCGAGTGAAAGATCACCGGACCGGTGGGGCGGCGCTTTCGACAGGCGGACGTGAGGGCATCGGCGACCAGATCGGTCCGCAGGTGGTCGGCCGTCGCCCAGCCGACCACGCGACGGGAGGCGATGTCGATGACGGTGGCCAGATAGAGCCAGCCCTCGTCCGTGGCGATGTAGGTGATGTCGCCGCACCAGCGGGCATCCAGGCCGGCAGGATCGGGCTGGAAGTCGCGGAGGATCAGATCGGCCGCAGGGCAGCTTGTGGATCGGGGATCGTCGTCGGGTGCCGTCGCCGCTCGAGCCGGAGCGAGCTGGTCGGCCTACTGCTCGAGGTCGCTGAATGCGATGTCCAGCATCTGCGCCATGGTGCGGCCAGCGGGGTCGTCGGCCCAGGCGATGAGTGCCAGCTGGAATGCCGCGAGGCTGGCCTCCACGAGAACGTGGGCCCGAAGCGGGGCGTCCTCGCCGCCGATTCGTCCAGCGACGACCGGTGTGAGGAGGTCGGCCCAGACCAGGTGTTTTTCGACGTTGCGGGCGCGCAACGACGGGGTGCTGGCGAGGAGACGCATCGCGACTCTGTCGCCCGGGCGATCGGGTCCGCGTTCGACAAGCGCTGTATATGCGGCGTGTATCGAAACCAGGACGGGCTCCTCGACAGGACGGGCGAGGAGCGCATCGCGGACGAACTCTCCATTGGCCTCGAACATGCCGATGACCATGTCCTCCTTCGCCGCGAAATAGCGGTGCACGCTGCGCGCCGATACCCCGGCGCGATCGGCGATCTGCTCGATGGTGACGGCCTCGAAGCCACGTTCGGCGAAGAGTTGGATCGCGATGTCGGAGAGGCGTTGGCGAGCCGCGTCCCGGGCGACTTCACGCAGCGCACCACCACGACGACCAGTGTGTTCCATGACGCACACTGTAGTACTTGTCAGAGCCTGACACGTATGGCGTAGAGTGACACCACGGCAACCAAAGGAACCGTTATGCAGGAACGCAAGTTGGGCCAACAGGGATTGACCACCTCGGTCATCGGCTACGGCGCCATGCGCATCGCCCTCGGCGAGCAGAGCACGGACGCTGCGTCGATCGCCGCGATCCGCCGCGCCTATGACGACGGGGTCACCCACTTCGACACCGCGGAGCTATACGGCTGGGGTCGGGGCGAGCGGCTGCTCAGGGACGCCCTTGGGTCGGACCGCCACGAGGTCACGATTGCCACGAAGTTCGGCTTCACGCCCTCCTTCAGCCCTGACTCCCGGCCAAGCCACGTGCGCGACGTCGTCAACAACAGCCTGCGTCATCTCGGGGTCGACCACATCGACGTGCTCTACCAGCACATCGACGACCCGAGCGTGCCCGTCGAGGACGTCGTGGGGGTAATGAAGCAGTACGTTGACGCCGGCAAGGTCCGGTTCCTCGGCTTGTCGAACACGACACCGGAAAACATCCGCAAGGCGCACGCGGTGCATCCCATCAGCGTCCTGCAGGCGGAGTACTCGATCTTCAACCGCGGCACCGAGACGATCCTCCCGCTGCTCGAGGAGCTCGGGATCGGCCTAGTCGCCTACGCACCGCTCGCACGGGGGTTCCTCGGCGGCACCGTGCAGCCCCTCGATGCCTTCCCAGCCACGGACTTCCGACGGCGCTCGCCGTGGTGGGCGCCGCAGAACTTCGCAGCGAACCTCGAAATCGTGCAAAACCTGACCGACCTCGCCCGAAGCAAGGGTGCGACGCTCTCGCAGTTGTCGCTGGCGTGGTTGGTCGCCCGCAAGCCCTACATCGTCCCCATCCCCGGATCCGGCAACGCCCTGCGGGTCGCGGAGAACGACGGCGCCGCACGATTCGAGCTCACCGCCGAGGACCTCGCCCGCATCGACCGGATCGCGCCCTCCGGGGGCCACGCCGTCCAAGGGCTTGACAGATGATCGCTGGCGCTAAGAACGCGCGACCGCGCACCAGGGCTCGAGTAGGCGCAGATCGAACGCGCAAGGAGGCCTCGCAGTGATCGGCGATGTGAACGGACTCGGTGGTGGCACTCTCAGCGGCTCGGTCCTGGACGCGGTCGAGCTCGCTGAAGGCTCGATGGCGATCCATGGCAACGGTGGCCAGGTCACGATGATGATCTCCTCAATGCGGTGCGAAGGCGGCTACACCTTTCGGCCAGTACGTCGCGAAGTGTGCGAAGGACGCGCTCAACGGCGACGCGCCCTTCGCCTGGATCAGCACTGACTCCAAAGCAGCCTTCGGACGCGGCGAGTGAGCCAGCCCGCGCGTCGGCACCTGTCGCGCAAGCGTTACTCAGGTTGAACCCGTGATGTCCGGTGCCTGGGCTGGACGCTGAAGCGGGTCGAGCTGCTGCGTGGTCAAGCGGAAGCTGAAGACGATCCAGTACCGGGCCCCATCTGATGGACGGCTGTCTCCCGCCCACTGGCCTGACAATGGACCACAGCGCGATCAAAGCACCGGACCGCAGGGGTTCAACGTGAATACGTACGTTGATTGGTGCGAGCTGGTTCTGTGAGGCAGGATTTTGATGGCTGGCGCAATTGATCCGAATATGATTGGTCGCGCACTAGCGCACCGAAACACGGAACCGGTACCGCTCA
This genomic stretch from Streptomyces deccanensis harbors:
- a CDS encoding HAMP domain-containing sensor histidine kinase — protein: MSGPAGREPRRLTRWWRRRSLRTRLTAIAATAIAVSVFVAFQVASELMDWELRDTAENQLRADSRVLAADAQRAGPAQVRLPPYPGSGRLVRVVLPDGSTRTPAGQPALPPVSEDAGRVARGASADLMESNGSEEEGYLIYTLRAGDGAVQVARVADDSPINQFGFGMLLIGLFCVAGGALVGRTVARAGLAPIDRLTAAAVRVARTRDLDADIPDEGGGEIRRLIQSINDMLAALRDSRRAQRLLAEDAAHELKTPLTSLRLNVELLIRLDRRGTLDSALPAESRTRLLNDLGAQVAELSTLAAELTDLARGDVSDENTELLDLADVVVAAATRARSRVPDIEVALDVTSVWVSGRPAALQRAVLNLIDNAGKWSPADQPVQIRLRAEGTSAVLEVDDAGPGIDAADVPRVFDRFYRADSARSLPGSGLGLSIVQRVVDAHGGRATVARSTRGGALLRLDLPAAAPPAPIARLTAGEDTEVR
- a CDS encoding MMPL family transporter, which translates into the protein MAVDAAPSGEAPAGRLAGRWVPWLVIGLWLVLAAGMVPLSGKLSSVTTDSAADTLPASAESTKVAVLDDSLPEGDASEFVFVYHRDSDMTDADRATVERHYDTLAKRYPPKATAEADEDDEGPPMSRSADGKAMTFTLEVSTTYGAPEDIVGPLRDAAKDRPAGLELDVTGPGAIDGDMDAVFDGIDVQVLLTTIVVVTLLLILTYRSPVLWIIPLVAVGAAALTSMGTVYLLVKGFGIVVNDQNSALLTILVFGVGTDYALLLIARYREALHHHENVRVAMVHALRGAAPAIVASAATVVAGLLCLLVADLNSTSGLGPIGAAGIVCALVAMLTLFPAVLVVLGRRIFWPAVPRVSTAVEEKPGLWGRLGTAISRRRWVATLGSLGVLGVLALGLAGNTGNLREQDQFLSAPESVTGFTVLRQHFPELGGQPMTIFTRPAHQERVLDIVKDTRGVAQAVPEQTSGGWANISVFPKDAPDTVAEYDTILRVRTAVHAVSGAEAIVGGPSAENLDTEVTTRSDEKLVIPLVLVVVLIVLGLLLRAVLAPLVLMATVIVSFAAAFGGSVFVFDTILGFKGIDNSVPLLAFLFLVALGVDYNIFLASRAREETVRLGTREGMLKALSATGGVITSAGLVLAATFAVLVTLPLVMLVEVGFLVAFGVLLDALLVRSVLVPALTLLLGRRMWWPSRLSRPAAELPAGRQPLASEEEEPALQR
- a CDS encoding MFS transporter, with amino-acid sequence MSLIASIPVDRMEGPYRRRWWGLLVLCLSLLIVVMANTSLIVAAPDMTLDLGLDSGELQWVIDGYTVPYAALMLVLGAVGDKYSRRGALIAGLAIFGSGSVMGSLVDSADAVIAARAIMGLGAALIMPATLSLLVAMFPRKERVQAITAWAATSGLAIAVGPLLAGWLLEDNSWGSTFLINVPVVVIAIVAALMLVPPSKAHGMGKLDLVGGVLSIVSVAALVYAIIEAPHFGEDVTAVIAAVVAAIGLAVFVWWELRHPSPMLDLSKLRERAVAGATLAVLLFFLAVFGSIYYSTQYLQFVLGDSPLETGVRLLPLAVAVFAGSAVTGWLTPRIGMKVTIILGMVLGTIAILLLLGIDSRSGYGDFLATLILLGLAIGLSVSPATDTIMGAFPESELGVAGGTNDTAMELGGSLGIAILGSVLAATYKDELADTVGGQIPAAALEAAKDSIGGAQAAAQHIMTDPAGGVAQGQALLEAANKAFADAISHTSLIGGIILAVGTVAVGLLLPGRRSSTGDSPATTVDAEAADVPVPVPLGK
- a CDS encoding TetR/AcrR family transcriptional regulator, with translation MAHVSAAERRPQLIKAAIALMTREGVAAGSTRAIAAELGVAQATVHYTFGTKEGLYHAVMEQLTDELVALVKRAAPNDAGFEETLSTLAAALWKTVREQPSSHQLLGELTLFALRTPALSGAVESHYRDVTEVAAGLIADAAARTGHSLAHPATTIARFFLAGVDGLTTQRLSMPDQEAEYACLQALVSSTVALAGGQLHLVAVDRDLAVGTRSVA
- a CDS encoding integrase core domain-containing protein — its product is MRLPVGRTGRCWDNALAESFFATIKRELLGTSSWPSRAAARTAIFDFIEGWYNVHRPHSSLGYRSPAEYETALAA
- a CDS encoding TetR family transcriptional regulator, whose product is MEHTGRRGGALREVARDAARQRLSDIAIQLFAERGFEAVTIEQIADRAGVSARSVHRYFAAKEDMVIGMFEANGEFVRDALLARPVEEPVLVSIHAAYTALVERGPDRPGDRVAMRLLASTPSLRARNVEKHLVWADLLTPVVAGRIGGEDAPLRAHVLVEASLAAFQLALIAWADDPAGRTMAQMLDIAFSDLEQ
- a CDS encoding aldo/keto reductase — translated: MQERKLGQQGLTTSVIGYGAMRIALGEQSTDAASIAAIRRAYDDGVTHFDTAELYGWGRGERLLRDALGSDRHEVTIATKFGFTPSFSPDSRPSHVRDVVNNSLRHLGVDHIDVLYQHIDDPSVPVEDVVGVMKQYVDAGKVRFLGLSNTTPENIRKAHAVHPISVLQAEYSIFNRGTETILPLLEELGIGLVAYAPLARGFLGGTVQPLDAFPATDFRRRSPWWAPQNFAANLEIVQNLTDLARSKGATLSQLSLAWLVARKPYIVPIPGSGNALRVAENDGAARFELTAEDLARIDRIAPSGGHAVQGLDR